A genomic segment from Candidatus Brocadia sinica JPN1 encodes:
- a CDS encoding sensor domain-containing diguanylate cyclase: MTRDDILKIVLESPSLPTLPVVACKLLSISSNEKTGMKEIADMVSKDVSLSAKVLKTANSAFYNLPHKVSTIHQAASRLGINTIRSMLLSFSFLSIRAKDKNDTFNYEKFWEQSLANAVAAKLIITEIVKSDWEEIFVSGLLENIGELIIALSFPQEYEQVLSEASGSDKDIIELEQQIIGADHAFIGYEVAKNWNFPDILLTPIHYHHCPENYKGDDKKLKVIVNVVYLSDLLTNILYSNKPLEYHQKFRNESEAILGFDDTIIDRILEHVTSEIRKTADVFGFHIENQKSIEQILQEANAALSIINLTCDQTNRKLVDALVQLQRLTKDLEEKNNRLDKLAQLDSLTEVYNHGYFQGYLENEISLSARKGTTLSLILADVDDFKIFNDKYGHQTGDFILKELCKVIRQSLRSHDIIARYGGEEFAIILVETTGKDAQSVAEKLRQSIALHNFIYKDKNYHVTICCGIAEIRPAVDPFTKNDLIDFADKALFESKKKGRNCVTLYTQRNK; the protein is encoded by the coding sequence ATGACAAGGGATGATATCTTAAAAATTGTCCTAGAATCGCCTTCTTTGCCTACCTTGCCTGTAGTTGCATGTAAGCTTCTTTCCATTTCATCGAATGAAAAAACAGGTATGAAGGAGATTGCAGATATGGTTTCAAAAGATGTTTCCCTGTCTGCAAAGGTATTAAAGACGGCTAATTCCGCCTTTTACAATCTTCCCCATAAAGTAAGTACAATACACCAGGCAGCATCAAGACTCGGAATAAATACAATCAGAAGCATGCTCCTTTCTTTTTCTTTTTTATCCATAAGGGCTAAGGATAAAAATGACACCTTTAATTACGAAAAATTCTGGGAGCAATCACTCGCCAACGCAGTAGCGGCAAAGCTTATCATAACAGAGATCGTCAAATCCGATTGGGAAGAGATCTTCGTCTCCGGACTTTTAGAAAATATCGGAGAACTGATTATAGCCCTTTCATTTCCTCAAGAATATGAACAAGTATTATCAGAGGCGTCCGGGAGTGATAAGGATATCATTGAATTGGAACAGCAAATTATAGGAGCAGACCATGCCTTTATCGGATACGAGGTTGCCAAAAACTGGAATTTTCCCGATATATTATTGACTCCCATACACTATCACCATTGTCCGGAAAATTATAAAGGTGACGACAAAAAGCTTAAGGTTATCGTTAACGTTGTCTATCTGTCGGATCTGCTTACCAACATTCTTTACTCAAACAAGCCACTGGAATATCATCAAAAATTTCGAAATGAATCCGAGGCAATACTTGGGTTCGATGATACAATCATTGACAGGATATTGGAACATGTTACTTCAGAAATCAGGAAAACCGCCGATGTATTTGGTTTTCATATTGAAAATCAAAAATCGATAGAACAAATCCTGCAAGAGGCAAATGCAGCCCTGAGTATCATAAACCTGACGTGCGATCAGACGAACAGAAAGCTCGTTGATGCCCTGGTGCAATTGCAAAGACTCACCAAAGATCTGGAAGAAAAGAACAACCGGCTCGATAAACTCGCACAATTGGACAGCTTAACAGAAGTATATAATCATGGTTATTTTCAGGGCTATCTTGAAAATGAGATTAGTCTTTCAGCCCGTAAAGGTACCACCCTCAGTCTCATCCTGGCAGACGTCGACGATTTCAAAATATTCAATGACAAATATGGACATCAAACCGGCGATTTTATTTTGAAAGAACTGTGCAAAGTAATAAGACAATCGCTCAGAAGCCATGACATAATCGCCCGTTATGGCGGAGAGGAATTTGCGATTATCCTTGTTGAAACGACCGGAAAAGATGCTCAAAGCGTGGCAGAAAAACTTCGTCAATCAATCGCCCTGCATAATTTTATCTATAAGGACAAAAACTATCATGTAACAATATGTTGCGGCATTGCTGAAATAAGGCCTGCCGTAGATCCTTTCACGAAAAACGATCTCATTGATTTTGCAGACAAGGCCTTGTTCGAGTCGAAAAAGAAAGGACGTAATTGTGTCACATTGTATACACAAAGAAATAAATAG
- a CDS encoding hybrid sensor histidine kinase/response regulator has protein sequence MPLLFSVVGILPLFFGITYFFKNSEKQIKSEIGNNLDVSIKNAKNEIQRLLESCVADIKILAENKSMGNLNYPANKKLLKMKKIQEYYRHFEDITLIDVSGKVIESTAYNYRGTWKTKKWFQEAIKGNVYISDAHIILDPYKIVIAIAFPLKDEKGIVQAAIVGQLNMDQIWKITDNVVTDKTGFVALINSHNQFIAHPRKKDLFKNTRFSLENQPGIIDYSESEEFVYRAENCSFHLGYESPKWHIIVAQAKEETLFTILKLKYSLFSILGIGLVLIVFMSIIISRGIVKPIHTLIFGMARVSGGDLNYVINIKSRDEIGLLGLSFNNMIQNLSKTRSEIQRKTEELSDALVKVQNQDTLEKAREVAEAANRAKSEFLANMSHEIRTPMNAIVGIPELLLDTPLTKEQQEYVQLFKTAGENLLDLINDILDFSKIEAGKLTLEEVDFDLCEVVEKISEIMALRAHKKGLELACHIMPDVPAYLVGDPFRLRQIIVNLVGNAIKFTEKGEIVLRVEKVHKNLSESSNGKQINLLFSVQDTGIGIPQDKKHLLFESFSQVDGSTTRKFGGTGLGLAISRRLVGLMGGRIGVESESGRGSTFTFTARFGIQTEHKIHNKSNQLNIAGLKTLVIDDNTTNRRILKEILSGWGVLVNEAEDGMKGLDELRKAKGTGDHYKLVFLDCHMPGMDGFTVVEQMKKELNLSHVTILMLTSDNRSGDIARCKELDITGYIVKPVTRSHLKDAISLIMSQAKATTEEKALSLKDTVFIDNVSSAQAERVRSLRILLAEDNVVNQKLAVRMLEKRGHKVILANNGKEALKIIKKERFDLILMDVHMPEMDGFETTATIRANENENGGHIPIIAMTALAVQGDKERCLAAGMDRYVSKPIESKELFDAIESVVAIS, from the coding sequence ATGCCCTTACTTTTTTCTGTCGTGGGAATTCTGCCATTATTCTTTGGCATAACTTATTTCTTCAAGAACTCAGAGAAGCAGATAAAAAGTGAGATTGGAAACAATCTTGACGTATCGATTAAAAACGCGAAAAATGAAATACAACGCCTCCTGGAAAGCTGTGTAGCAGACATAAAAATACTGGCTGAGAATAAAAGTATGGGAAACCTGAATTATCCTGCCAACAAAAAGTTGTTAAAAATGAAAAAAATCCAGGAATATTACCGTCATTTTGAAGACATTACCTTAATCGATGTAAGCGGTAAAGTAATTGAATCTACAGCGTACAATTATCGGGGTACATGGAAAACAAAAAAATGGTTTCAGGAGGCAATAAAAGGGAATGTGTATATTTCAGATGCACATATCATCCTTGATCCATATAAGATTGTTATTGCCATTGCCTTTCCTTTAAAAGATGAAAAAGGAATTGTGCAGGCGGCAATTGTTGGACAGCTTAATATGGACCAGATATGGAAGATAACAGACAATGTAGTGACTGATAAGACCGGCTTTGTTGCGCTTATTAACAGCCATAATCAATTTATTGCCCACCCCAGGAAAAAGGATTTGTTCAAGAATACACGTTTTTCTTTAGAAAATCAACCCGGGATCATCGATTATTCTGAATCTGAAGAGTTTGTCTATCGTGCAGAGAATTGCTCATTTCATTTAGGTTACGAATCTCCGAAATGGCACATAATTGTGGCCCAGGCAAAAGAGGAGACCCTGTTCACTATACTAAAATTGAAGTATAGTTTGTTTTCTATTTTAGGCATCGGTCTTGTGCTGATAGTATTCATGAGTATCATTATCTCAAGAGGTATCGTTAAACCTATACATACGTTGATTTTTGGGATGGCCAGGGTATCTGGCGGTGATTTGAATTATGTAATAAACATAAAAAGCAGAGATGAGATTGGATTATTAGGCTTGTCGTTCAACAATATGATACAAAATTTAAGTAAAACGAGGTCTGAAATACAAAGAAAAACAGAAGAATTAAGCGATGCCCTCGTGAAGGTGCAAAACCAGGATACATTAGAAAAGGCAAGAGAGGTGGCAGAGGCTGCCAATCGTGCCAAGAGCGAATTCCTTGCCAACATGAGCCACGAAATTCGAACGCCCATGAATGCCATAGTCGGTATACCGGAATTACTCCTGGATACCCCGCTTACTAAGGAACAACAGGAATATGTTCAGTTATTCAAAACGGCAGGGGAAAATCTCTTAGACCTTATAAATGATATCCTTGATTTTTCAAAGATTGAGGCTGGCAAACTGACTCTTGAAGAGGTTGATTTTGATCTTTGTGAGGTCGTCGAAAAAATAAGTGAAATTATGGCATTGCGCGCCCACAAAAAGGGGCTTGAGCTTGCATGCCATATTATGCCGGATGTACCAGCTTATCTTGTGGGCGACCCGTTTCGGTTGCGGCAGATCATCGTCAATCTCGTTGGGAATGCCATTAAATTTACAGAAAAAGGAGAAATTGTACTGCGTGTAGAAAAAGTACATAAAAATCTGAGTGAATCATCAAATGGAAAACAGATAAACCTGCTGTTTTCTGTTCAGGATACGGGAATCGGTATTCCTCAGGACAAGAAACATCTTTTATTTGAAAGTTTCTCACAGGTCGATGGCTCTACGACAAGAAAATTTGGTGGAACTGGCTTAGGCCTGGCCATATCCCGGCGCCTTGTTGGACTCATGGGTGGACGTATCGGAGTAGAGAGTGAATCAGGACGTGGAAGTACTTTTACTTTTACCGCCCGATTCGGAATTCAAACTGAACATAAAATCCACAATAAATCAAATCAACTGAATATAGCGGGGCTAAAGACGCTTGTGATAGACGATAATACCACAAACCGGAGAATCCTTAAGGAAATTCTCTCTGGATGGGGCGTATTGGTAAACGAGGCTGAAGACGGTATGAAGGGACTTGATGAACTCAGGAAGGCCAAAGGTACAGGCGATCACTACAAATTGGTGTTCCTTGACTGTCATATGCCTGGCATGGATGGATTTACCGTGGTAGAACAGATGAAAAAAGAATTGAACCTTTCGCATGTGACAATTCTGATGCTTACCTCAGACAACAGAAGCGGTGACATCGCCAGGTGTAAAGAGTTAGATATAACAGGGTACATAGTGAAACCAGTGACGCGGTCACATTTGAAAGACGCCATCAGCTTAATCATGAGTCAGGCAAAGGCAACAACTGAGGAGAAGGCATTATCATTAAAAGATACGGTTTTTATTGACAACGTATCATCTGCGCAGGCGGAGCGGGTGCGATCATTGCGCATCCTTCTTGCGGAGGATAATGTCGTAAATCAAAAACTTGCTGTGCGCATGCTGGAAAAACGCGGACATAAAGTTATCTTGGCAAACAATGGCAAGGAAGCGCTTAAAATCATCAAAAAGGAACGTTTTGATCTTATCCTTATGGATGTCCACATGCCAGAGATGGATGGATTCGAAACAACGGCCACTATTCGCGCCAACGAAAATGAAAACGGTGGCCATATTCCGATCATTGCCATGACTGCCCTTGCTGTTCAGGGTGATAAGGAAAGGTGTCTGGCGGCCGGTATGGATAGGTATGTATCCAAACCAATCGAGTCAAAGGAACTTTTTGATGCTATAGAAAGCGTGGTTGCGATATCATGA
- a CDS encoding P-II family nitrogen regulator, with the protein MKKIEAIIRPERFDVVKDALLQLGYPGMTVTQVNGHGNQKGISQIWRGRRFRIDLLLKIKIEITVRDADVENIVNTIISESQTGSIGDGKIFISHVENAYRVRTKESGEAAI; encoded by the coding sequence ATGAAAAAAATAGAAGCTATAATAAGGCCAGAAAGGTTTGATGTTGTCAAGGATGCTTTGTTACAGTTGGGCTATCCGGGAATGACTGTTACGCAGGTCAACGGACACGGCAATCAAAAGGGTATAAGTCAGATATGGCGTGGAAGGAGATTCCGGATTGATCTGCTCTTAAAGATCAAAATCGAAATAACGGTAAGAGATGCCGATGTGGAAAACATTGTAAATACCATCATTAGTGAATCCCAGACGGGAAGCATTGGTGACGGAAAGATATTCATTTCTCATGTAGAAAATGCTTATCGTGTTCGCACAAAGGAGTCAGGTGAAGCCGCAATCTAG
- the cbiD gene encoding cobalt-precorrin-5B (C(1))-methyltransferase CbiD: MTLRSGYTTGSCATAAAKAAAIGLFRGSIPDEVEIDTPAGIKLRLKILDKQLSDNAAGCAVQKDAGDDPDVTNGCMVYARVERNFNETIVIDGGEGVGRVTKPGLQVPVGHAAINPVPRRMIENAIREIIGNGVGTKVIISVPNGRVLGEKTFNPKLGIMGGISIIGTTGIVRPMSEDAFKTSLLCGLNIARGIGYETVVLVPGSLGERSLLNLVNIPKDQIIQISNFVGFMLDAARERHFKKIILAGHPGKLVKLLRGDFHTHSAVSKPANDILIDIIAQHCRNQLTTPQSPPSQGGKIPSPLEGEGQGEGYFRTNTIVGSTPIPNAILNRLKDVSTVEGIVELLRDYKLLSIMDKVAEMIENKVRAFYKGEQQFALTEVGVILFDMKGSIVGISDSARIWLNLIKIKSSS; the protein is encoded by the coding sequence ATGACTTTACGGTCCGGCTATACAACGGGAAGTTGCGCAACTGCCGCGGCAAAGGCGGCTGCAATCGGGTTATTTAGAGGAAGCATTCCTGATGAGGTAGAAATTGATACCCCTGCGGGCATAAAACTGAGACTGAAAATACTCGATAAGCAATTATCTGATAATGCGGCAGGATGTGCGGTACAGAAAGATGCCGGGGACGACCCCGATGTGACCAATGGATGCATGGTGTATGCACGGGTTGAACGAAATTTCAACGAAACCATTGTGATTGATGGCGGTGAAGGCGTTGGCCGAGTAACAAAACCGGGATTGCAGGTACCTGTGGGGCATGCAGCGATTAACCCTGTACCAAGGCGCATGATTGAGAATGCGATCAGAGAAATTATTGGTAATGGTGTTGGGACGAAGGTAATAATCTCTGTGCCCAATGGAAGGGTTTTAGGCGAGAAGACATTCAATCCAAAGCTCGGCATCATGGGAGGCATTTCTATTATCGGAACCACAGGGATTGTGCGACCCATGTCAGAAGACGCCTTCAAGACCTCTCTGTTATGCGGGCTTAATATCGCGAGGGGAATCGGATACGAAACCGTTGTACTGGTGCCGGGTAGTCTGGGTGAACGCTCTCTCTTGAATCTGGTGAATATCCCCAAAGATCAGATTATTCAGATAAGCAATTTTGTTGGTTTTATGCTGGATGCGGCCCGGGAAAGACATTTTAAAAAGATCATCCTTGCAGGGCATCCGGGTAAATTGGTCAAGTTGTTGCGTGGTGATTTTCATACTCACAGTGCAGTTTCTAAGCCAGCGAACGATATCTTAATAGATATTATAGCACAACATTGCCGCAACCAATTGACCACCCCTCAATCCCCTCCTTCGCAAGGAGGGAAGATTCCTTCGCCCCTTGAGGGAGAGGGTCAAGGTGAGGGGTATTTTCGTACCAATACTATTGTTGGAAGTACTCCCATACCAAATGCAATACTCAATCGTCTAAAGGATGTTTCAACTGTAGAAGGAATCGTTGAATTATTAAGAGATTATAAACTTTTATCTATAATGGATAAAGTTGCAGAAATGATTGAGAATAAGGTACGGGCATTTTATAAGGGGGAACAGCAGTTTGCCCTTACAGAGGTCGGTGTAATTTTATTCGATATGAAAGGTTCAATAGTGGGTATTTCTGATAGTGCACGGATATGGCTGAATCTTATAAAAATAAAGTCATCATCGTAG
- a CDS encoding ABC transporter substrate-binding protein: MKSMYTIKGVPVLIFSIWFGICIGNVCSPDTNTIESGVRNYTHAEQSVLNVYAWIDYLDPKIISDFEKEFRVKVHVDFYEDEEEMFSAVQSDHGQYDVVFPTDYMADLMMKTNLLLKLDLDQIPNIQNIESRFKTLINKKWKGYFVTLDWGGVGIAYNSKYVKETIDSWRIFLDTKYKGQMALVNNGNEVMSIGQKLLGYPLNPTDPKVMDEALKILKKIKPLLQNEKFMAYNKIRERLISEELWIAQCYNADASIANEENHAVKFVIPKEGTGYWVEGMAVPVGVKNKTLAEAFLNFMLHPEISARHTNYSHYANCNNKAWAFVDKGILRNPYIYMKVAGKFDIYEILKPDVQQKFNECWAELISD; this comes from the coding sequence ATGAAAAGCATGTATACAATAAAAGGTGTTCCTGTCCTTATTTTTAGTATATGGTTTGGGATCTGCATTGGTAATGTATGCAGTCCGGATACAAACACCATTGAATCAGGTGTCAGGAACTATACTCATGCCGAACAATCTGTGCTTAACGTGTATGCTTGGATAGACTACCTCGACCCAAAGATTATTTCAGACTTTGAAAAAGAATTTCGCGTGAAAGTACATGTAGATTTTTACGAAGACGAGGAAGAAATGTTTTCCGCCGTTCAGTCTGATCACGGGCAATACGATGTTGTTTTTCCTACCGATTACATGGCAGATTTAATGATGAAAACGAATTTATTACTAAAACTCGATCTGGACCAAATTCCTAACATCCAGAATATAGAATCAAGATTTAAGACCCTTATAAATAAGAAATGGAAAGGGTATTTCGTAACCTTGGACTGGGGCGGTGTAGGTATCGCATATAATAGTAAATACGTAAAGGAAACTATTGATAGCTGGCGTATTTTTTTGGATACGAAATACAAGGGACAAATGGCGCTGGTGAATAATGGCAATGAGGTTATGTCAATAGGACAAAAGCTGTTGGGTTACCCATTGAATCCAACCGATCCAAAGGTTATGGATGAGGCCCTGAAGATATTAAAGAAAATAAAACCATTGTTGCAAAATGAAAAATTTATGGCGTATAACAAGATCAGGGAAAGACTGATCAGCGAGGAATTATGGATTGCCCAGTGTTACAATGCTGATGCCTCTATTGCTAATGAAGAAAATCATGCCGTAAAATTTGTAATACCAAAAGAAGGCACAGGTTACTGGGTGGAAGGCATGGCAGTTCCCGTAGGCGTAAAAAACAAGACCCTTGCAGAGGCATTTCTTAATTTTATGCTTCATCCGGAAATAAGCGCCAGGCATACCAATTATTCTCATTATGCCAATTGTAATAACAAGGCGTGGGCATTTGTCGATAAGGGAATTTTAAGAAATCCTTATATTTACATGAAGGTAGCGGGCAAATTTGATATCTATGAAATACTGAAGCCTGACGTTCAACAAAAATTCAACGAGTGCTGGGCAGAACTGATTTCAGATTAG
- a CDS encoding Hpt domain-containing protein, which yields MEKENFNINEALSRLDGDAGLLRELAGLFLENYPAQLEGIQSAVAQNDSKALENAAHNIKGSAGVICAKPVFEVAQRLEIMGKENNLTSVKEIYATLEKELGRLRSKLEAIIVENPL from the coding sequence ATGGAAAAAGAGAACTTTAACATAAACGAGGCATTATCCCGATTGGATGGTGATGCGGGGTTACTGAGGGAGCTCGCTGGATTATTTCTTGAAAACTATCCGGCGCAATTAGAAGGGATACAAAGCGCCGTTGCGCAAAACGACAGCAAAGCATTGGAAAACGCTGCCCACAACATCAAAGGTTCTGCAGGAGTCATTTGCGCGAAACCTGTTTTTGAGGTGGCGCAGAGATTGGAAATTATGGGAAAGGAGAATAATTTGACCTCTGTTAAAGAAATATATGCTACGCTCGAAAAAGAGCTAGGGCGTCTCAGGTCAAAGTTGGAAGCTATTATAGTGGAGAACCCACTATGA
- a CDS encoding response regulator, which produces MAKILIVDDSALMRHTLQHIVEKACHEVVGLTGDGNEAVKLYKELKPDLVTMDILMGESDGIQTLAAIKKEDPGANVIMITALGWENKKEDALRLGAKGYIKKPFDAQEIRKEIERVVGKSQIETLRTILN; this is translated from the coding sequence ATGGCAAAAATACTTATTGTCGATGACTCTGCCCTTATGAGACACACCTTGCAACACATTGTTGAGAAAGCGTGCCATGAAGTCGTAGGCTTAACCGGGGATGGAAATGAGGCAGTAAAGCTATACAAGGAACTCAAACCTGACTTGGTAACAATGGATATCCTGATGGGGGAGAGCGATGGAATTCAGACATTAGCGGCTATTAAAAAAGAGGATCCCGGCGCAAACGTAATAATGATTACTGCGCTTGGCTGGGAGAATAAGAAGGAGGATGCCCTCAGGTTAGGCGCCAAAGGATATATCAAAAAACCTTTTGATGCGCAAGAAATCAGGAAGGAAATAGAGAGAGTAGTAGGGAAAAGTCAGATAGAGACGCTTCGAACAATATTAAATTAG
- the cbiE gene encoding precorrin-6y C5,15-methyltransferase (decarboxylating) subunit CbiE codes for MAESYKNKVIIVGCGPGLKAYISPKAIYSIKKADILVGSRRLLKLFPGVDAEKIILEKNYSILVKKIADWRAKRQVVVLVSGDPCFFSYAKMIVKKIGRESCTIIPGISSIQLAFAAVGESWDDACFVSLHGRNGEYDQLIKKVRDYEKVGILTDRENTPAVIARQILKSGIQERQMFVCENLSLPEESVRETDLVSAVHLKTNGASVVIIKKY; via the coding sequence ATGGCTGAATCTTATAAAAATAAAGTCATCATCGTAGGTTGCGGGCCGGGACTGAAGGCTTATATTTCTCCCAAGGCCATTTACAGCATTAAAAAGGCTGATATCCTTGTGGGAAGCAGACGCTTATTAAAGCTTTTTCCCGGCGTGGATGCTGAAAAAATAATTTTAGAGAAAAATTATAGTATTTTAGTAAAAAAGATCGCTGACTGGCGTGCCAAAAGACAGGTTGTGGTTCTGGTGAGTGGTGATCCTTGTTTCTTCAGTTATGCAAAAATGATTGTAAAGAAGATAGGGCGTGAATCATGCACAATTATTCCGGGAATCAGCAGCATACAGCTTGCCTTTGCGGCCGTTGGGGAAAGCTGGGATGATGCCTGCTTTGTTAGTTTGCACGGAAGAAACGGCGAATATGATCAACTCATTAAAAAGGTCAGGGATTATGAAAAGGTCGGAATTCTGACAGACCGTGAAAATACACCTGCTGTTATTGCCCGTCAGATATTAAAAAGCGGAATCCAGGAGAGGCAGATGTTTGTGTGTGAAAATCTTTCTCTTCCGGAAGAATCTGTTCGTGAGACAGATTTAGTCTCAGCGGTACATTTAAAAACAAACGGTGCATCTGTAGTGATTATAAAAAAATATTAA
- the dusB gene encoding tRNA dihydrouridine synthase DusB gives MIPSFFVRNIPIYGDLILSPMAGFSDVPFRLICREFGMAMSYTEVISMDGILWKNKKTFRLLDFRPRERPVIFQILGNDEDRIVEACQIIEALGPDIIDVNMGCSVSDIAGKGAGAGLLKNPAKIGRIFHKLSKTLRVPVTGKIRLGWDDKSRNYLEVARILEDNGASLIAVHGRTRSQFFNGRANWDAIAEVRQTVKIPIIGNGDVKCAADIERIKQNTGCDGVMIGRAAIGHPWIFQRKDRNQVIPSDKIELIRRHLSHMLEYYGSDIGIVLFRKHAIKYIMGMPNATELRPHLVTCNSSEKIIDLIISHFDRIQKHVAA, from the coding sequence ATGATTCCTAGCTTCTTTGTACGAAATATCCCTATATATGGAGACTTGATCCTCTCCCCTATGGCCGGTTTTTCAGATGTTCCGTTTCGGCTTATCTGCCGGGAATTTGGCATGGCAATGAGTTACACAGAAGTAATTTCCATGGATGGGATACTCTGGAAAAACAAAAAGACCTTTAGACTCCTTGATTTCAGGCCGAGAGAGAGACCTGTCATCTTTCAGATTCTTGGTAATGATGAAGACAGGATCGTCGAAGCCTGTCAAATAATAGAGGCATTGGGACCGGACATTATTGATGTTAATATGGGTTGCTCTGTATCGGATATAGCTGGCAAGGGGGCTGGCGCGGGACTCCTGAAAAATCCTGCTAAAATTGGTCGCATTTTTCATAAACTCTCAAAAACCCTCCGGGTCCCGGTAACGGGTAAAATCCGATTGGGATGGGATGACAAATCGCGCAATTATCTGGAGGTTGCCCGGATTCTTGAAGACAACGGCGCCTCTCTCATAGCCGTTCACGGCCGAACGAGATCGCAATTCTTTAACGGCAGGGCCAATTGGGATGCAATTGCTGAAGTCAGGCAGACCGTAAAGATCCCGATAATTGGAAATGGAGATGTGAAGTGTGCGGCAGATATTGAGCGAATCAAACAGAATACAGGATGCGATGGGGTAATGATTGGTAGGGCTGCAATAGGTCATCCCTGGATTTTTCAGCGTAAGGACAGAAATCAGGTTATACCTTCCGACAAGATAGAACTCATCCGGCGACATCTATCGCACATGTTGGAATACTATGGAAGTGATATCGGCATTGTCCTTTTCCGCAAACATGCAATCAAGTATATTATGGGCATGCCGAACGCAACGGAGCTACGCCCACATCTTGTAACCTGCAATAGTTCTGAGAAAATTATCGATCTTATTATCTCTCATTTTGACCGTATTCAGAAACATGTTGCTGCATAA
- a CDS encoding precorrin-8X methylmutase, translating to MKTGVILISHGSKLSSGNDGLFQVADMLRAMNRWDIVDAAFLQLAEPGFPEVVKKIVESGINRLVVVPLLLFKGNHVYKDIPEMLEIEKKKHPQVEFIYSNNIGADERIALIAADRIHEVLTEKQYGNRDRIEQPQAIVDESFEIINKLVDLESMPELHRPIIQRAIHATGDTEYAYNLIFHPKAVDAGIRSIKSGKNIITDVNMVKAGITSGPVEKFGGKIVCKISDKSVIDEAKRQGKTRAIVAMQQSTDDMKGGIVVIGNAPTALFELIDLIKRGLAQPALVVGIPVGFVGAVEAKHALKDISIPYITNTNRKGGSAVAVSIVNAIIKLAKEY from the coding sequence ATGAAAACAGGTGTCATATTAATTTCGCATGGCAGTAAACTGAGCAGTGGCAACGATGGATTATTTCAGGTGGCGGACATGCTCCGTGCGATGAACCGATGGGACATCGTGGACGCCGCCTTTCTGCAATTGGCAGAACCTGGATTCCCAGAAGTGGTGAAAAAGATCGTGGAGAGCGGTATAAATCGACTTGTGGTAGTGCCACTCCTGTTGTTTAAAGGGAATCACGTCTATAAAGACATCCCGGAGATGTTGGAAATTGAAAAAAAGAAACATCCTCAGGTCGAGTTTATCTATTCCAATAACATCGGCGCAGATGAGCGGATTGCCCTCATTGCAGCCGACCGCATTCACGAGGTTTTGACAGAAAAACAGTATGGAAACAGGGATCGTATTGAACAACCGCAAGCTATTGTTGACGAGAGTTTTGAAATCATTAATAAACTGGTCGATTTGGAGTCAATGCCTGAACTGCACAGGCCAATTATTCAGCGCGCCATTCATGCTACGGGCGACACAGAATATGCATACAATTTAATCTTCCATCCTAAGGCTGTTGATGCAGGTATCCGCTCAATCAAAAGCGGTAAAAATATTATTACCGATGTAAATATGGTGAAGGCTGGGATCACCAGTGGGCCTGTCGAAAAATTCGGGGGTAAGATCGTTTGCAAGATTTCGGATAAATCTGTTATTGACGAGGCCAAACGCCAAGGTAAGACCCGCGCCATCGTAGCAATGCAACAATCCACAGATGATATGAAAGGCGGTATTGTGGTCATTGGCAATGCCCCCACTGCCTTATTTGAGCTTATTGACCTGATAAAAAGGGGATTAGCACAACCCGCCCTGGTAGTGGGTATTCCTGTGGGCTTTGTAGGGGCAGTCGAGGCAAAACATGCGTTAAAGGATATTTCCATACCTTACATAACCAACACCAACCGAAAAGGCGGCAGCGCCGTGGCTGTATCTATCGTAAATGCTATTATAAAATTAGCAAAAGAATATTAA